A single genomic interval of Xyrauchen texanus isolate HMW12.3.18 chromosome 8, RBS_HiC_50CHRs, whole genome shotgun sequence harbors:
- the LOC127647896 gene encoding prostaglandin E2 receptor EP1 subtype-like, which yields MLAIQHCNDSTLVADEPLSNETQKVTGVAPVRCNENLTPPSTNPTAAGLSMTLGIVSNIIALMILVKAYARMQKRSKATFLLFASCLVATDLAGHVIPGALVLHLYFSGSAGRHCNQPDAICQFLGGSMVFFGLCPLFLGCGMAAERCMGITRPLLHARVVCTAHTKMVLVMIWFLALSVALLPYFRLGTYAYQYPWTWCFIKVLEDTSITDVVFVLLFSGLGLASLAVAFICNTISGMTLVIARLRQRTCHRRSNKSHDIEMVAQLVGIMVTSCICWSPLLIFGLMSVIRSYSGSMGDDLQTYRTLMVMGVRLASWNQILDPWVYILLRRAVLRKIYRLTTGRKDLRGSTFRRWEISSFQNSVKKDIHLKLRNEEFQRASSATKYEG from the exons ATGTTAGCCATCCAACACTGCAACGATTCAACCCTGGTTGCTGATGAACCACTCAGCAATGAGACCCAGAAGGTCACTGGGGTTGCACCAGTGCGATGCAATGAAAATCTCACCCCCCCTTCAACCAACCCCACGGCAGCTGGCCTGTCCATGACACTGGGCATCGTGTCCAACATCATAGCACTGATGATCCTGGTGAAAGCTTACGCTCGCATGCAGAAGCGCTCGAAAGCGACGTTCCTGCTCTTTGCCAGTTGTCTAGTGGCCACGGACCTTGCCGGTCACGTCATTCCCGGTGCGCTGGTTTTGCACCTTTACTTCTCCGGCTCTGCCGGAAGACATTGCAACCAACCCGATGCCATCTGCCAATTCTTGGGCGGCAGTATGGTGTTCTTCGGCCTTTGCCCACTCTTTCTTGGGTGTGGTATGGCAGCTGAGAGGTGCATGGGCATAACGCGGCCTCTCCTGCATGCCCGAGTTGTGTGCACAGCCCACACCAAGATGGTGCTGGTAATGATATGGTTTTTGGCTTTATCTGTAGCACTGCTGCCATACTTCCGTTTGGGCACATATGCCTATCAGTATCCATGGACATGGTGCTTCATTAAAGTGTTAGAGGAcacaagcatcacagatgtggtATTTGTGCTGCTGTTTTCTGGACTGGGACTGGCTTCACTGGCTGTGGCTTTTATCTGCAACACAATCAGCGGAATGACGCTTGTGATTGCCCGTCTCCGCCAGAGGACGTGCCACCGGAGATCAAACAAATCACATGACATTGAGATGGTGGCTCAGCTTGTGGGCATCATGGTCACGTCCTGTATCTGCTGGAGCCCTCTGCTG ATCTTTGGTCTGATGTCGGTCATCCGCTCGTACAGTGGCTCAATGGGCGACGATCTGCAAACCTACAGGACGTTAATGGTAATGGGAGTGCGTCTGGCCTCCTGGAACCAGATTCTGGACCCTTGGGTCTACATTCTTCTACGACGGGCCGTCCTCAGGAAGATCTACCGCTTAACTACGGGTCGCAAAGACCTGAGAGGGAGCACATTCCGGCGGTGGGAGATTAGCTCTTTCCAGAACTCAGTTAAAAAAGATATTCATCTGAAATTAAGGAATGAGGAATTCCAGCGTGCGAGTTCTGCCACAAAATATGAAGGATAA